A region of Sulfuricella denitrificans skB26 DNA encodes the following proteins:
- a CDS encoding PEP-CTERM sorting domain-containing protein, producing the protein MKKTQANRIAVAVAGAMALMSASAMANLITPGAVDGNYYVYASPTYTSLGTGSIYDTASYGNYVYANVGNGQIARWTVSLSGGTDANVHPDNPLDTGPMVARTFSAPTIYGNTGIDGQSQSGMFATADALYYRGAGGTWGGIGGAGLIKYDLGTGVTSTVLSTVGSFVTQDTATGTWYTASEGARAVYSWDGSAWMQEFTFGNLAGGHMDGMSFVNGYMFVSDMTSDFLLQAKKNADGTWSKVNLFQYTDGTAAALEGLGFGALDHFWAGTGTYLQEIGGGQLQQEVTVPEPISLALFGIGLSGMGWVIRRRKV; encoded by the coding sequence ATGAAAAAGACTCAGGCAAATCGAATCGCGGTGGCTGTAGCGGGCGCGATGGCCTTGATGAGCGCAAGCGCAATGGCGAATTTAATTACTCCAGGTGCTGTCGATGGCAACTACTATGTCTATGCCAGTCCGACCTACACCAGTTTGGGGACTGGTTCGATTTATGACACCGCTTCCTATGGCAATTATGTCTATGCCAACGTCGGCAATGGCCAGATTGCGCGCTGGACCGTAAGCCTGTCGGGGGGGACTGACGCCAATGTTCATCCCGATAATCCGCTCGACACTGGGCCCATGGTGGCGCGCACCTTTAGCGCCCCTACAATTTACGGCAATACAGGTATAGACGGCCAGAGTCAATCCGGCATGTTTGCCACGGCAGACGCGCTCTATTATCGCGGGGCAGGTGGCACGTGGGGCGGTATTGGCGGTGCGGGGCTAATAAAGTATGACCTTGGCACGGGGGTTACAAGCACTGTGCTATCGACAGTCGGGTCGTTCGTGACCCAGGACACCGCGACCGGGACTTGGTATACCGCGAGCGAAGGCGCGCGCGCAGTGTACAGCTGGGACGGCTCTGCCTGGATGCAGGAATTCACCTTCGGTAACTTGGCTGGCGGTCACATGGACGGCATGTCGTTTGTGAACGGCTATATGTTTGTCTCGGACATGACGTCAGATTTCCTGCTGCAAGCAAAAAAGAACGCAGACGGCACATGGTCCAAGGTGAACCTGTTCCAATACACTGACGGGACAGCCGCCGCACTCGAAGGCCTGGGTTTTGGCGCACTCGACCACTTCTGGGCAGGGACAGGCACTTATCTGCAGGAGATCGGAGGCGGTCAACTGCAACAGGAAGTGACTGTACCAGAGCCCATCAGTCTAGCGCTGTTCGGCATTGGCCTGAGCGGAATGGGTTGGGTGATACGTAGGCGCAAGGTGTGA
- a CDS encoding HprK-related kinase A, producing MNVSALTPSELGSRLKEAGLFLQAGPFITHIQTSIRSVAEGIGLLYADYPIAEETGFADFHVCLTPPGNLRRWFRPQVLFSFDGRIPFKPLPLDQAFPMLEWGMNWCVSGHSHQYLILHAAVMEKQGGAVIMPAPPGAGKSTLCAALINREWRLLSDELALIDKADNALVPLCRPVSLKNESIHVIRKFEPGAVLSREVRDTMKGTVAHMKPPAGSVVQSHVTARPAWIVFPKYQPGAVTRLEPQPKARAFMRMVESAFNYSQLGPQGFQMMENLIDACDCYEFTYSNLDEAVAVFADLKLPAP from the coding sequence TTGAATGTTTCTGCGTTAACACCCTCGGAGCTTGGTTCCCGGCTCAAAGAAGCGGGATTATTCCTCCAGGCCGGCCCCTTCATTACACATATACAAACCTCGATCCGCAGTGTGGCGGAGGGCATCGGTCTGCTCTATGCGGACTACCCGATAGCTGAAGAAACCGGCTTTGCCGATTTCCACGTCTGTCTTACCCCGCCTGGAAATTTGCGGCGTTGGTTTCGTCCTCAGGTTTTATTTTCTTTTGATGGTCGAATCCCCTTCAAGCCCCTGCCTTTGGACCAAGCTTTCCCGATGCTCGAATGGGGAATGAATTGGTGCGTATCAGGACACTCACATCAGTATCTCATCCTGCATGCTGCGGTTATGGAAAAACAGGGTGGTGCCGTGATCATGCCGGCTCCGCCCGGCGCAGGGAAAAGCACCTTGTGCGCCGCTTTAATCAACCGTGAGTGGCGCCTGCTCTCTGATGAACTCGCCCTGATCGACAAAGCAGACAACGCACTCGTTCCGTTGTGCCGCCCCGTGAGCCTCAAGAATGAATCCATACACGTGATCCGGAAATTTGAGCCGGGCGCAGTCCTTAGCCGCGAGGTGCGCGACACGATGAAAGGGACGGTTGCTCACATGAAACCGCCCGCCGGGAGCGTCGTGCAAAGCCACGTAACCGCTCGGCCTGCCTGGATTGTTTTTCCCAAGTACCAACCCGGAGCAGTCACGCGCCTGGAACCGCAACCCAAGGCCCGCGCTTTTATGCGCATGGTGGAGAGCGCATTTAACTATAGCCAGCTTGGCCCACAGGGTTTTCAAATGATGGAAAACCTGATCGACGCGTGCGATTGCTACGAATTCACCTACAGTAACCTCGACGAGGCCGTTGCTGTCTTTGCCGACCTGAAGCTCCCCGCCCCATGA
- a CDS encoding HPr-rel-A system PqqD family peptide chaperone, whose amino-acid sequence MRLNQKWQVAAENELLYHSWGDEFVVYNGATGDTHLLGLAAAQVLLKLQQAPADTVSLAEWIAPLQQIEPDDEFVFFIEQILTDFDSLGIIEHTQL is encoded by the coding sequence ATGCGCTTAAATCAGAAGTGGCAAGTAGCCGCCGAAAACGAACTGCTTTACCATTCCTGGGGCGATGAGTTCGTCGTCTACAACGGCGCTACGGGGGATACCCATCTGCTCGGCCTGGCTGCGGCACAGGTGCTACTGAAATTGCAGCAAGCGCCTGCGGATACAGTAAGCCTGGCCGAATGGATTGCCCCATTGCAGCAAATTGAGCCGGATGATGAGTTCGTATTTTTCATAGAACAAATTCTTACGGATTTCGATAGTCTTGGCATTATCGAACATACTCAACTTTGA